The window GAAAAgttgcgaagaagaagaagagtgagaaCCGAAGCGACGTTAACGGAGCTAAGAAAGTTCGTTGGTTCCTTTCACCGTCTAAGAGTAAGTCGTCGGAGAAGACGGCGCTTCTAGGAGAATCAAAGAATCTTCGGGCGGATGAGTTTGTCGGAAAAGAGAGCGAGTCGCCGGAGAATAAGTCTAACGCTAGTCCAGTTTCGGTTCTTGATCGAGATCTTTATGATTATCTAATCCTTGACGATGACTACTACTTCTCAGGAGGTGAGTCTacgaaatattatattttttatttcccacatttacttttaaaaatatatatatatatatatatacgtaaattaattatcttttgaaTCTTCTTTGAAAGTTTGCTAAAAGAGAAACTTCTGACGTTTAGTTGGTAAAAATTTGGTCATTGGTcaacattttaagtttttaacccATTCAGTGCACTATATTTGAAATACTTAATAgtattattcaaaatttgacCAATACAAGAATTTTCCATAAACGTCggataaatcttattttaaatttaacatttgaaCATCTTCCCTTTGAacatttttcttggttttactgtaaaaaaaaaaaagctgcgAAAATGAGACTTTATCAACATTTTcaagaatttttatttgtattttcccaatcatattttaaatgtcactttaatttgaaaaaaaaaaacaggagatTCAGAAAGTGCATCGGAGTTGTCAACAACAAAGCAAgtagagacaacaacaaaatcttcaTGCTCTTCATCACCAGCAACACCAAAAACAAGTACCAAGAAAGAAACCGGCAATGATTCTGAAGAGACAGAGTTTATCACAAAACTAATGAATATGCTCTCAGATCTGTCTGAAGAAGACATGAAGTCCTCCACTTGGGTTTCTGCTTCGTCGTCAACTAAAACCGTTGACTTTACTCAGGTCGAAGATTTTTGTGTCGAATTTGGTCAAGAGATTCTTGACCTTGTTATTGACCAGTTAGTTGATGAACTCTGTATCTAGTTTCAATTTCAGCTGTCAATTATCAGAAGTATGTCGTTTTATAATCTTATAATTCAATCGTTAACCAAATTAAGACTCGCGCAACTATCACGATAATATCATTCCACATTTTCTAAGAAATTGCTAGGCCAATATAAGTTATTGACCACGGGTGACATTTATGATTACTACTAAAGACTATGATATGATGCACTCGTTTTAAATAGTTCTGCAGACAGATGTGCCTATCCTAAACACAATTATATCGTGCGAGTGTGATGAAACACACACGATAACCAAATAGCACAAGGATAAGTGACTCTATcagaagaatatttttttttaattcaaactcgatatgatgaaaaaaattatacatatataatccaAAAAACAGTCAATCGGACTTCTTCTGAGATATGCAGAGAGCCCCGTAACTTCGAAATACGTACTGTCTCCTTTATGTCTATTTCACATGCAAATCGTGGTCTCCTTCTAACGTTACTTCTTTGacgtttttttgtatttttctgtttttttttgttttttggttcacATGTAAACTCCTTCAACATTAATTTCCCACTctaatctatttaaattttgaattttttatttatttttattttaaaaagaaaaagaaaaacgcaAAAGTCATAAATGTCGAATTGTTTTCTCGTACCCATGACCTCTCAGGGATTGATCCAAGGTTGTAACCAATAGAGCTACGGCGAGTGAATCATCgcatattttctaaaattaaatacaGATACAGTAATATCAATGTGAACGCGTCATAACACGGTTtcatgttttgtgtattttaacTGTTCTGCTCGCGCGATGTGTTGGTAAAGCAAGCTGTCTtgcaagagaagaaaagaataaaaagaacaaattctttcttctttataattttaaatatatctacTTATgaacaaaataggttatattaatatatgaatgtGATGATCACAAATAACGCGGAGAAGTAATGTGGGACAAATGTGAATTGAAAATTTGGAACAAAGACTTTTcgtataattttattgtttatcgTCTGATTAATAGTTATGAAACATTCTTAGTAACAGAATAAAGTAGCTTAAAGTACTAAACCAATTTGTTTTTCGATACCTATAACTATCAAAAATAGAGTTGAGATTAGCATCTAATTATCTACACAGTGGTAGTTACTTTATGCACATATATAGGCGTCCTTAATTTTATCAAATAGAATCGTTACATTAAATGTGAGGTTGGTCCAATTGAAGTGCTTACATGCTCGTTTTTACTCGCTCTCTGCTTCTAGATGAATTAAAGCTCATTTAAatctataaagtataaactagTTTATAAACACAAAGACTTGGGAAAACATTATGTGAGGGCCGCTGACaacaaatttgatttgatgaatcCAAATCCATCCCCAGTTCCCATCGAATCTGGTTGAATTCCAAGTAAAAATAAGGAAACCAGCCTCCCGGATCCATATCGAGCCTTTGATTATATAATTCGCAATCCTATTTTCATAACCACGATGTGGTAACATATACGGACTTTCAAAATCTGatcttttatatttctcttttcGAATATAATTAATACAgttcatataaataaaagaaacattaaTTTAGATATGACCTAATTGATTTGCCTAGCAAATTAACTCATGTTTATGAGAAATTAGAAACCTTGATTATGACCATGATCATTATGATGATCTCTATTAAGCTTATTAAGCAAAGCATCAATGAGAGTGTCTCTCTTCTGAGCCCTAACTTCGTCCCTCATCcgtctctcttcctctctctccatccaccgcctctccACGGCAGCTCTCTCCTCCTCTAGCTCCGCCATTCTCCTCCGccattctttctctctcttctccctctctctctccttcatctCCCATGCATctctccattccttctccatcttcaccGTCTGCCTCATAAACTCCTCCAGTACTTCTTTAATTGTGCTACCGGCTGCGGTTTCAGCTTTAGTCactccttttccttttttagcACGTTTTCTTGGATTGGTAGAAGTACTAGTAGTTATCACTTCTGTCTCTTTCTTTTGTGTCTCTACTAAAGACAATAATTCCTCGTTGATTTCTTGATTTGGctcgtcaacttcttcttcttcttcttcttcttcttcatcatcatcagatgaaAACtgattatgttttctctttgaaGAAGTGCTTGGTTCTGTGGCTTCTGACCACAACATTCTTTGCATTCTTGCTGCGAAAATCGATTGAATCTCATTGTGAAATGGGAACTGCTGCCTAATAGCATCTGGCTCAGTCGTCTCACACGCCTGTTCCATAAATATtcaacatgttatatatatatatactatacacaaaatatatgtatgttagTATGTAAACATGTAATAGCTAGCATTAGTCTATGGCCCTATGCTAAACCTTTTAGCTTACCAAGTATCTTAACTGGAAATTATTATCTCGTAGACACATGTTCATCTAtcatataataagaaaacaaaaacatgttcATCTATATCACGTTCCTTTTAgcatacaataaatatatatatagacgttTTCAACAATTTTGATGCTTGTGTTCATCAGTAACGTAAGATTATTATTAGAAATCTTAATTAGAAACTCGTTATATAAcggttattaatattttagtggCATGTTGTGAACACGAGATGTTACTTACATACTTACCATATGATAAacgaacaaaaagaaagatatataattATGGTATAACGGATCAAAATGTGAACATAGGCAATATCATGATGAAAGCTCACCAGTAAACGCGTAGAATATTATTCTCTAGCTCGTTACCATTAATGGCAGGACAATATCTAAATAACCTTGGAGATTGGGTTAAGCTCattaattgatgtatatataatatagttcaCCTATACATACACCATAAACTAGGTTTCCATTTCAGTATGCATACTTTCATGTCTAACCACACAAACTAGtgataaaatacaaaacaagtaACTATATAGTTacacaaagaatataaaatgcTATACTAAtgatgttacatatatatacttgtaatcATGTTCATTCAACAACATTTATATAtaggtgtgtatatatagagactATAGAGAGAATCATTTAGTATAAATAGTTGAAGGGGTAACCTTGTATCTGGTGACGAGGTTCTTCCACTTGCTCTTGCATTGTTCTGGGCTCCGGACAAAACCTTTGTCGGCCATCTTAGCAGCCACGACTTCCCAAAGAAGCTTATTACGTTTGGTCTCCATGAAAGTCTGATCAAGCTCTTCTCTTATACCCAAAAGCTCCTTTGTCTCCTCTATGCTCCACTGTGGGATTCTCTCACCTCCGCCGCCGGGATCCATCGCCGCCGTCGTGGTCTGAGGTGGAGGAGGAAGCTGTTGCTGTTGAATCAAGTGATGATGAAgctgatggtggtggtggtgatgttgGAAAGGGTTACATCTGTCCATTATTGGAATCGAATTGTCTTTGTGACgtaaagagaacaagaagagatcaatttttttttttttgggttacttataaatgaagaagagaggCTGCTTtgagaaaagaggagaagacagagaggaaggagagaaagaagagagtttaattaatttataaggaAGTGTGAAAAGAAGGTGTGAATCGTCAAGGGACGATAGAAgtgtagttttttgtttttttctctaaattatataattaatagagattataagaaaaaaaatagttgaataTACTAGAAGTAATCGAATTATTTAGTTGAATAATATACGAACACGAATGTCTCTTTTCATTTAGTGAAAAGGACATCATATATCGTGATTACATtacattagaaaaataataaagtttaGATTTCTTTCTTCGGATATAAAAGTCGACATTTAAAGCAGCTAACTGAATAAAATCATACTACTTTTCTTcgtattacaaaattttgagatACTGAAATGATGAATATAGTAACCGCAGACAATTATAGGGGGTAATTAAATTGcctcaattaaaaatatatagaatatctaaagtaaaaaaaattcgaactagttttttattttattttacaaattgatTATTTGTGCTCTAGCCTGCTTAATTACAAATTTGTAAAGTGGTCGAAGTTTTTTCTGAATTTGATGacccccctttttttttggcttcaaCGGcctcatatttattttattggtagttaataattaattttgtgcCAATATAGTATAGTACTTATAATAATACTGCGTTAATATTTCGTCATGCTTACGAGTTATTTATGAGTGCCAATCTGatttataactttatttttttcctcctcAAGCctc is drawn from Camelina sativa cultivar DH55 chromosome 8, Cs, whole genome shotgun sequence and contains these coding sequences:
- the LOC104708988 gene encoding trihelix transcription factor GT-3a-like, translating into MDRCNPFQHHHHHHQLHHHLIQQQQLPPPPQTTTAAMDPGGGGERIPQWSIEETKELLGIREELDQTFMETKRNKLLWEVVAAKMADKGFVRSPEQCKSKWKNLVTRYKACETTEPDAIRQQFPFHNEIQSIFAARMQRMLWSEATEPSTSSKRKHNQFSSDDDEEEEEEEEEVDEPNQEINEELLSLVETQKKETEVITTSTSTNPRKRAKKGKGVTKAETAAGSTIKEVLEEFMRQTVKMEKEWRDAWEMKEREREKREKEWRRRMAELEEERAAVERRWMEREEERRMRDEVRAQKRDTLIDALLNKLNRDHHNDHGHNQGF